A window from Neobacillus sp. PS3-40 encodes these proteins:
- the cls gene encoding cardiolipin synthase encodes MTFTAIFAILLLIIIWLIFDFQLGRKRHLSILEKNESAILYGDFDIFPHGKELFADYFQELKKAKKHIHVLFYILKDDEISHKFLHILEEKAREGVEVRLILDRLGSFKVTKKAIKSLREAGGQFAFSNQIKFPFLFYSIQVRNHRKISIIDGVIGYLGGFNIGKEYIDLDQKLSPWRDYHLKITGESVPFLQHTFLNEWKEYAEVDVNSSLYFPEQQLKGTVPHQFLATEGAFLEDSFIRLIQMAKESIIIGTPYFIPSKIIFDNLISAANRGVIVNIIVPYTADHILVQEASFRYLRKLLKVGANIYQFKNGFYHAKTLTIDNQICDIGTANFDKRSLFLNKEINCYIYNSEFTERLMGIIHKDMLESEPLTLKDLTKRNFFRSVKERIAEVVSFFL; translated from the coding sequence ATGACATTCACAGCTATTTTCGCCATTTTACTACTCATTATTATTTGGCTTATATTTGATTTTCAGTTGGGAAGGAAAAGGCATCTTTCGATCTTGGAAAAAAATGAATCTGCTATCCTTTATGGTGACTTTGATATTTTTCCGCATGGTAAAGAATTATTTGCTGATTACTTTCAAGAATTGAAAAAGGCTAAAAAACATATTCACGTGCTATTTTACATTCTGAAAGATGATGAAATCAGCCATAAGTTTTTACATATTTTAGAGGAAAAAGCAAGGGAAGGGGTCGAGGTTCGACTTATCCTCGATAGGCTCGGTAGCTTCAAAGTGACGAAAAAGGCTATCAAGTCCTTACGGGAAGCAGGGGGCCAATTTGCATTCAGCAATCAAATCAAATTCCCCTTTCTTTTTTATTCCATCCAGGTACGAAATCACCGTAAAATATCAATCATAGATGGGGTAATTGGTTATCTTGGCGGATTTAATATTGGTAAGGAATATATCGATCTTGATCAAAAGCTAAGCCCTTGGCGCGATTATCATTTAAAAATAACTGGAGAGTCTGTCCCCTTTTTGCAGCATACATTTTTAAATGAATGGAAGGAGTATGCTGAAGTCGATGTAAACAGCTCTTTGTATTTTCCTGAGCAACAACTAAAAGGTACTGTTCCCCATCAATTTTTGGCAACTGAAGGGGCATTTCTTGAGGATTCATTTATTAGACTAATCCAAATGGCCAAGGAGTCGATCATAATTGGAACACCGTATTTTATTCCAAGTAAAATCATTTTTGACAATTTAATCAGTGCAGCAAATAGAGGAGTCATTGTTAATATTATTGTCCCTTACACTGCCGACCATATCCTTGTCCAGGAAGCATCTTTCCGCTACTTACGAAAGCTTCTTAAGGTAGGAGCAAACATTTATCAATTTAAAAATGGCTTTTACCATGCAAAAACGCTCACCATCGACAATCAAATTTGTGATATTGGTACGGCTAATTTTGATAAAAGAAGCCTATTTTTAAACAAAGAAATCAATTGTTATATTTACAACTCTGAATTTACGGAAAGATTAATGGGCATTATTCACAAGGATATGCTTGAATCAGAGCCCCTTACATTAAAAGATCTTACTAAGAGGAATTTTTTTCGTTCAGTTAAAGAACGCATTGCAGAAGTGGTTTCATTTTTTTTATAA
- the uvsE gene encoding UV DNA damage repair endonuclease UvsE, with protein MKIRFGYVAQSISLWDASPSKTITWTRYQQLSEKEKREKLLQITMQNLDHSLRMLYFNIAHEIELYRFSSSIVPLATHPNVRWDFITPFREKWHEIGELVKKKQLRISFHPNQFTLFTSNKSEITKNAVTDMEYHYQMLEAMGLQHDGLINIHIGGAYGEKKKTIARFHHNLQTLPTYVKKVMTLENDDKTYNAEETLSACIEENIPFIFDYHHHMANRCEKPLEELIPLSFETWKGFAQPPKIHISSPKSDKEFRSHADFVDLDFILPFVKLLQELKHDVDFMIEAKAKDQAMLKLIADISKIRGIKRISGGCIELK; from the coding sequence ATGAAAATTCGTTTCGGTTATGTTGCGCAATCGATTAGTTTATGGGATGCGTCCCCCTCCAAAACGATCACTTGGACACGTTATCAACAATTAAGCGAAAAAGAAAAAAGGGAAAAGTTACTGCAGATAACCATGCAAAATCTAGACCATTCACTTCGAATGCTCTATTTCAATATCGCCCACGAGATAGAACTCTATCGATTTTCAAGCTCCATCGTCCCGCTAGCGACACACCCTAATGTTCGCTGGGACTTTATCACTCCGTTTCGAGAAAAATGGCATGAAATCGGAGAATTGGTGAAAAAGAAACAGCTTCGAATTAGCTTTCACCCTAACCAATTTACTTTGTTTACCTCTAATAAATCGGAGATAACAAAAAACGCAGTAACCGATATGGAATACCACTATCAAATGTTGGAGGCAATGGGCCTTCAACATGATGGTCTAATAAATATTCATATTGGTGGTGCCTACGGTGAAAAAAAGAAGACAATCGCTCGATTTCATCATAATCTTCAGACATTGCCTACTTATGTTAAGAAAGTGATGACATTAGAAAATGATGATAAAACATATAATGCGGAAGAAACATTGAGTGCATGTATCGAGGAAAATATACCATTTATTTTTGATTACCATCACCACATGGCCAACCGATGTGAAAAACCACTCGAAGAATTAATACCTCTTAGTTTTGAAACATGGAAAGGTTTTGCTCAGCCCCCGAAAATCCATATCTCCTCACCTAAATCAGATAAGGAATTCCGCTCCCACGCTGATTTTGTTGATCTTGACTTTATCTTACCTTTTGTCAAACTCCTTCAAGAATTAAAGCATGACGTTGATTTCATGATTGAGGCAAAGGCAAAAGATCAGGCAATGTTAAAATTAATTGCGGATATTAGTAAAATTAGAGGGATCAAGCGAATTAGTGGCGGGTGTATTGAACTAAAATAA
- a CDS encoding H-type small acid-soluble spore protein, which produces MNVGRAKEILESPEIINVTYEGVPVIIQNVEETSKMARIYSRKDPDNERDVPVLNLIEE; this is translated from the coding sequence ATGAATGTTGGCAGAGCAAAGGAAATACTAGAGTCTCCTGAAATTATCAATGTAACCTATGAGGGTGTTCCAGTTATTATCCAAAATGTTGAGGAAACTTCGAAAATGGCCAGGATCTATTCAAGAAAAGATCCTGATAATGAGCGTGATGTGCCTGTACTGAATTTAATTGAGGAATAA
- the argS gene encoding arginine--tRNA ligase, protein MNIVEQVQSKLKQEIKAAVIKANLASEDQIPDVILEIPKEKAFGDYSTNMAMQLTRVAKKAPRLIAEELIAHFDLSKASIEKIELAGPGFINFYMNNSYLPDLIPSILEAGEKYGETSVGNHQKIQVEFVSANPTGDLHLGHARGAAVGDSLCNVLAKAGYDVSREYYINDAGNQINNLAVSVEARYFQALGLEKEMPESGYHGADIIGIGKKLAEEFGDQYVKADEKERFDFFREYSLKIEMAKLKKDLEDFRVGFDVWFSETSLYQNGKIDEALIALRKTGYIFEEEGATWLRSTEFGDDKDRVLIKNDGSYTYLTPDIAYHKDKLDRGFEKLINIWGADHHGYIPRMKAAIQALGYDRDALEVEIIQLVHLYKDGEKMKMSKRTGKAVTMRDLVDEVGLDAVRYFFAMRSSDTHMDFDLDLAVSESNENPVFYAQYAHARISSILRQGVEQGIQIDSNADFALIQAEKEVDLLKKLGEFPQVVSEAAQKRMPHRITNYIFELASTFHSFYNAEKVLDSDNLERTKARLALIKTVQITLKNAFALIGVSAPEKM, encoded by the coding sequence ATGAACATAGTTGAACAGGTGCAAAGTAAATTAAAACAAGAAATAAAAGCAGCAGTCATAAAGGCAAATCTTGCATCAGAAGATCAAATTCCAGATGTCATATTGGAAATTCCTAAGGAAAAGGCATTCGGTGATTATTCGACAAATATGGCCATGCAACTAACACGTGTTGCCAAAAAAGCACCACGTCTGATAGCTGAGGAATTGATTGCCCATTTTGATCTTTCAAAGGCATCCATTGAAAAAATAGAGTTGGCTGGACCTGGATTCATCAATTTCTATATGAATAACAGCTATTTACCTGATTTGATTCCAAGCATTTTGGAGGCTGGTGAAAAATACGGGGAAACAAGCGTTGGGAATCACCAAAAAATACAGGTTGAGTTTGTTTCAGCAAACCCAACGGGTGATCTGCACCTTGGACATGCCCGCGGTGCGGCTGTCGGGGACTCGCTCTGCAACGTACTAGCAAAAGCAGGCTATGATGTATCACGTGAGTATTATATCAACGACGCTGGCAACCAGATTAACAATCTAGCAGTTTCCGTTGAAGCGCGCTATTTCCAGGCACTTGGACTTGAAAAGGAAATGCCTGAATCTGGCTATCATGGTGCTGATATTATTGGGATTGGGAAAAAATTAGCAGAAGAATTTGGCGATCAATACGTGAAAGCTGATGAAAAAGAACGGTTTGACTTTTTCCGTGAATACAGCTTAAAGATTGAAATGGCCAAGTTGAAAAAAGATCTTGAGGATTTCCGGGTTGGCTTTGATGTGTGGTTTTCTGAAACATCTCTTTATCAAAACGGAAAAATTGACGAGGCTTTAATTGCATTGCGTAAGACCGGGTATATTTTTGAGGAAGAGGGCGCAACATGGCTTCGCTCTACTGAATTCGGTGATGATAAAGACCGGGTGCTAATCAAGAATGACGGTTCCTATACGTACTTAACACCAGATATTGCCTATCATAAGGATAAGCTTGATCGCGGCTTTGAAAAGCTAATTAATATTTGGGGTGCAGACCATCATGGCTATATCCCTCGGATGAAAGCAGCTATTCAGGCCCTAGGTTATGACCGCGATGCTCTTGAGGTGGAAATTATTCAGCTTGTTCATCTATATAAGGACGGCGAAAAGATGAAGATGAGCAAACGGACGGGAAAGGCTGTAACCATGCGTGACCTCGTTGATGAGGTCGGCCTCGATGCCGTTCGGTACTTCTTCGCGATGAGAAGCTCCGATACACATATGGACTTTGATTTGGATCTAGCTGTTTCCGAGTCAAATGAAAATCCTGTTTTTTATGCGCAATATGCCCATGCACGTATTTCAAGCATTTTGCGTCAAGGCGTGGAACAAGGAATTCAAATCGATTCAAATGCAGACTTTGCATTAATCCAAGCAGAAAAAGAAGTAGACTTATTGAAAAAACTTGGAGAATTCCCACAAGTGGTTAGTGAAGCAGCTCAGAAGAGAATGCCGCACCGCATCACCAACTATATTTTTGAATTAGCATCCACTTTCCATAGCTTCTACAATGCGGAAAAGGTGCTCGACAGTGATAATCTTGAGCGGACAAAGGCACGTCTCGCTCTAATAAAAACAGTGCAGATTACATTAAAAAATGCATTTGCTTTGATCGGCGTTTCAGCTCCGGAAAAAATGTAA
- a CDS encoding DUF1934 domain-containing protein: MPVKINVKTTIFQDKGKDVIESSASGRFYQKDIASFLQYEEEAAEGSIRTIVKLAEAEALILRSGAVKMRMPFSLNKELQGSYELPFGKFETAAVAKKIEHSYNAKSGEGYIDLLYDFFMQGNPAGTYHLEITFKEEDNEHS; the protein is encoded by the coding sequence ATGCCTGTGAAAATCAACGTAAAAACGACTATTTTTCAAGATAAAGGCAAGGATGTTATAGAATCAAGTGCATCTGGCCGTTTTTATCAAAAAGACATTGCTTCCTTCCTACAGTACGAGGAAGAAGCAGCAGAAGGTAGCATCCGGACAATTGTGAAGTTGGCAGAAGCGGAAGCGCTCATTTTGCGAAGTGGCGCTGTTAAAATGAGAATGCCGTTCAGTCTGAATAAAGAGTTGCAAGGTAGTTATGAGTTGCCATTTGGGAAATTTGAAACGGCAGCCGTTGCGAAAAAAATTGAACATTCCTACAATGCCAAAAGCGGCGAAGGCTACATAGACTTACTTTATGATTTTTTTATGCAGGGAAATCCAGCAGGGACATACCATTTAGAAATCACGTTTAAGGAGGAAGACAATGAACATAGTTGA
- the speB gene encoding agmatinase has product MRFDEAYSGNVFIKSHPNFEESQAVLYGMPMDWTVSYRPGSRFGPTRIREVSIGLEEYSVYLDRELEDVKYYDAGDIPLPFGNPQRSIDMIEEFVDKVLDAGKFPLGMGGEHLVSWPVMKAVFKKYPDLAIIHMDAHTDLREDYEGEPLSHSTPIRKIAEHIGPKNVFSFGIRSGMKEEFDWAKEVGMHISKFEVHQPLKEILPKLAGRPVYVTIDIDVLDPAHAPGTGTVDCGGITSRELLASIHEIAQSDVLVVGADLVEVAPIYDPSEQTANTASKLIREMLLGWVK; this is encoded by the coding sequence ATGCGTTTTGATGAAGCATATTCAGGCAATGTGTTTATAAAGAGTCATCCAAACTTCGAGGAAAGCCAAGCTGTGTTATATGGAATGCCGATGGATTGGACAGTTAGTTATCGACCAGGATCTCGGTTTGGTCCGACAAGGATTCGCGAAGTTTCCATTGGTCTTGAAGAATACAGTGTTTATTTAGATCGTGAACTTGAGGATGTTAAATACTACGATGCTGGCGATATTCCGCTTCCATTTGGAAATCCGCAAAGAAGTATTGACATGATTGAAGAGTTTGTTGACAAAGTGTTGGACGCTGGGAAATTCCCTCTCGGCATGGGCGGCGAACATCTCGTCTCATGGCCTGTTATGAAAGCTGTTTTTAAAAAATACCCAGATTTAGCGATCATCCATATGGATGCTCACACCGATTTGCGCGAGGATTATGAAGGGGAGCCATTATCCCATTCAACCCCAATTCGTAAAATTGCTGAGCATATCGGGCCAAAGAATGTCTTCTCTTTTGGAATTCGCTCAGGAATGAAAGAAGAATTCGATTGGGCAAAAGAAGTCGGAATGCATATTTCTAAATTTGAAGTCCATCAGCCTTTGAAAGAAATTTTACCAAAGCTTGCAGGCCGTCCTGTCTATGTAACGATTGATATAGATGTGCTTGACCCAGCACATGCACCTGGAACTGGAACGGTTGATTGTGGTGGAATTACCTCAAGGGAATTATTAGCTTCTATTCATGAAATTGCTCAATCGGATGTTTTAGTTGTCGGAGCAGATCTCGTCGAAGTAGCACCGATTTATGATCCATCAGAACAAACAGCAAACACAGCCAGCAAGTTAATTCGTGAAATGCTTCTTGGTTGGGTTAAATAA
- the speE gene encoding spermidine synthase — protein MSIWFTEKQTKDFGITMRVNKTLHTEQTEFQKLDMVETEEWGNMLLLDDMVMTSVRDEFVYHEMVAHIPLFTHPNPENILVVGGGDGGVIREVLKHPSVKKATLVDIDGKVIEYSKKFLPEIAGKLDDPRVDVKVGDGFMHIAESENEYDVIMVDSTEPVGPAVNLFTKGFYAGISKALKEDGIFVAQSDNPWFKADLIRNVQKDVKEIFPITRLYVANIPTYPSGLWAFTLGSKKYDPLEVSEDRFHEIETKYYTKELHKAAFVLPKFVGDLVK, from the coding sequence ATGAGTATTTGGTTTACGGAAAAACAGACAAAAGACTTTGGAATTACAATGAGAGTGAATAAGACTTTACATACAGAGCAAACAGAATTTCAAAAGCTTGATATGGTAGAGACAGAAGAATGGGGCAACATGCTGTTACTAGACGATATGGTCATGACATCTGTTAGAGATGAATTTGTTTACCATGAAATGGTCGCGCATATCCCACTATTTACCCATCCAAATCCAGAAAACATTTTAGTTGTTGGCGGCGGTGACGGTGGAGTAATTCGCGAAGTGTTAAAACACCCAAGCGTGAAAAAAGCAACACTTGTTGATATTGATGGGAAAGTTATTGAGTACTCTAAAAAGTTTCTTCCAGAAATTGCAGGAAAATTAGATGATCCACGTGTTGATGTTAAAGTGGGCGACGGTTTCATGCACATTGCTGAAAGTGAAAATGAATATGACGTTATCATGGTGGATTCAACTGAACCTGTTGGCCCAGCTGTAAACCTTTTCACAAAAGGCTTCTATGCAGGAATCTCCAAAGCATTGAAGGAAGATGGTATTTTCGTGGCACAGTCTGATAATCCATGGTTTAAAGCAGATTTAATCCGTAATGTTCAAAAAGACGTGAAGGAAATTTTCCCAATTACACGCCTTTACGTGGCAAATATACCAACATACCCAAGTGGCCTATGGGCATTTACACTTGGATCAAAAAAATACGATCCATTAGAAGTGAGCGAAGATCGCTTCCATGAAATTGAAACAAAATACTATACAAAAGAACTACACAAAGCTGCTTTTGTGTTGCCAAAATTTGTTGGGGATTTAGTGAAGTAA
- a CDS encoding PBP1A family penicillin-binding protein, with protein MEIMTDQGFRKTIKYLRAILIISLIGMICMLILLLGILAYAKILGAPPLAVPQSTLYLSDNGTVMGESNNGQKRYWIPLKSISPDLINATISIEDKNFFHHHGFDYKRIAGAALADVWAFDKVQGASTITQQYARNLFLVYDKTWERKILEAFYTIRLEMNYPKKDILEGYLNTIYYGNGAYGVQAASLYYFGKNASELSLAEASMLAGIPKGPGIYSPLASIKNAKRRQEIILQTMTKNNYIDKKTAKAAAQKPLTFIGKYPNQHISIAPYFQDAVKNALRNQLHLDDRTIALGGLKVFTTLNLKQQKAAENQIKEYVSSGSDIQVGLVAMDPETGHVKAMVGGRDYMKSPFNRAVQAVRQPGSTMKPILYYAALGQGFTPSTTMRSEFTTFKFDNGGNYTPHNFNNRYADGEIPMAQALALSDNIFAVKTHLFLGEETLIQMAKRFGISTKMAKVPSLALGSSGVRVIDMANAYSMFANGGEKVTPTLITKVEDYNGKVIYEKKESHEQALDPAKAFVMTKMMTGIFDTRLNGYASVTGSTIKKVLTRPYAGKSGSTETDSWMIGFAPQLVTAVWAGYDKGKPIDLVAEKSYAKNIWAHFMEEALKDEPVKEFKAPKEGVIGVYVNPANGKLATSDCPVRRLTYFVSGTEPTEYCTDHLQNPDFNQTKKGVKESVPWYKKLFHWGN; from the coding sequence ATGGAAATCATGACTGATCAAGGGTTCCGAAAAACAATAAAATACTTGCGTGCGATTTTGATCATCAGTTTGATAGGCATGATTTGTATGCTTATTCTTCTGCTAGGCATTCTTGCCTATGCTAAAATTTTAGGCGCGCCTCCGCTTGCTGTTCCACAATCTACATTATACCTTTCTGACAATGGAACTGTAATGGGAGAGAGCAATAATGGGCAAAAGCGCTATTGGATTCCATTGAAGAGTATTTCACCAGATTTAATCAACGCGACCATTTCGATTGAGGATAAAAACTTTTTTCATCACCACGGTTTTGACTATAAACGGATTGCTGGTGCAGCACTTGCAGATGTATGGGCGTTTGATAAGGTGCAGGGCGCGAGCACCATCACTCAGCAATATGCTCGAAATCTGTTTCTAGTTTACGATAAAACATGGGAACGAAAAATACTTGAGGCCTTCTATACGATCCGTCTTGAAATGAACTATCCCAAAAAGGATATCCTTGAAGGTTATTTAAATACCATTTATTACGGAAATGGTGCCTACGGGGTTCAGGCAGCAAGCCTCTATTATTTTGGAAAGAATGCATCAGAATTATCCCTTGCAGAAGCTTCCATGCTAGCTGGAATCCCCAAGGGTCCCGGAATATACTCGCCACTAGCTTCTATAAAAAATGCAAAGAGGCGTCAAGAAATTATTTTGCAGACTATGACAAAGAACAATTATATTGATAAAAAAACAGCCAAAGCAGCAGCCCAAAAACCTCTTACCTTTATCGGTAAGTACCCCAACCAGCATATTAGTATTGCACCCTATTTTCAGGATGCAGTAAAAAATGCGCTACGGAATCAATTGCATTTAGACGATCGGACGATTGCGCTTGGCGGTTTAAAAGTATTTACAACGCTCAATTTGAAACAACAGAAGGCAGCTGAAAACCAAATAAAAGAATACGTTTCAAGCGGATCTGATATACAGGTTGGTTTAGTAGCAATGGATCCCGAAACAGGGCATGTTAAAGCAATGGTTGGTGGGAGAGACTATATGAAGAGTCCCTTTAACCGGGCTGTTCAAGCAGTACGGCAACCAGGTTCTACAATGAAACCCATTCTTTATTATGCTGCCCTTGGGCAAGGTTTTACACCTTCAACTACGATGAGGAGTGAGTTTACAACTTTTAAATTTGATAACGGCGGCAATTATACGCCACATAACTTTAATAACAGGTATGCTGACGGGGAAATCCCAATGGCACAGGCATTAGCTTTATCTGATAATATCTTTGCGGTGAAAACTCATTTATTTTTAGGGGAAGAAACATTAATTCAAATGGCAAAAAGGTTTGGCATCTCAACCAAAATGGCTAAGGTTCCTTCACTTGCACTTGGCTCTTCGGGGGTGCGCGTCATCGATATGGCCAATGCGTACAGCATGTTTGCTAATGGTGGAGAAAAAGTTACCCCAACGCTCATTACAAAAGTTGAAGATTATAATGGAAAAGTCATTTATGAAAAAAAAGAGAGCCATGAACAGGCTCTTGATCCTGCCAAGGCGTTTGTCATGACAAAAATGATGACAGGTATTTTTGATACGAGACTAAATGGTTATGCTAGTGTCACTGGAAGTACCATTAAAAAGGTTCTTACCCGTCCATATGCAGGGAAATCAGGTTCTACCGAGACAGATAGCTGGATGATCGGCTTTGCACCGCAGCTTGTAACAGCCGTCTGGGCTGGTTATGATAAAGGAAAACCGATCGATCTTGTTGCTGAAAAAAGTTACGCCAAAAATATCTGGGCCCACTTTATGGAGGAAGCCTTAAAAGACGAACCCGTCAAGGAATTCAAAGCTCCAAAAGAAGGGGTTATTGGTGTTTATGTCAACCCAGCAAACGGCAAACTCGCAACAAGCGATTGTCCGGTCCGTAGATTAACGTATTTCGTATCAGGAACAGAGCCTACAGAGTATTGCACAGATCATTTGCAAAACCCAGATTTTAATCAGACAAAAAAAGGGGTAAAAGAAAGTGTCCCATGGTATAAGAAACTTTTCCATTGGGGGAATTAG
- a CDS encoding YwhD family protein yields MNEKKKIGFNIIKSDPTDSHKGFGKGVMSLDNISPVIIDVEAGDAVIDIGAMHARSVVEKGIKFLTSKEDVPNGKPYWLVWVTIDRNVDGPYYAGVTACEMTIDREIRRGYKLLPEHVNRMDRSLKRQIIVGHMDPKSKRILADFLASHNKELWDNSLEELKNGLSV; encoded by the coding sequence ATGAATGAAAAGAAAAAGATTGGCTTTAATATTATAAAAAGTGACCCGACTGACAGCCATAAAGGTTTTGGAAAAGGTGTAATGAGCCTTGATAACATATCCCCAGTTATTATTGATGTAGAGGCTGGTGATGCAGTCATTGACATAGGCGCAATGCATGCCCGAAGTGTTGTTGAGAAGGGAATTAAATTCCTTACGTCGAAAGAGGACGTGCCAAACGGCAAACCATACTGGCTTGTCTGGGTGACAATTGACCGAAATGTCGATGGCCCATATTATGCTGGAGTTACCGCCTGTGAAATGACCATCGATCGTGAAATTCGCCGTGGTTATAAACTGCTTCCAGAACATGTCAACCGTATGGATAGATCGCTTAAACGGCAAATTATTGTGGGCCACATGGATCCTAAATCAAAAAGGATTTTGGCAGACTTTCTTGCGTCACATAACAAGGAGCTATGGGATAATTCCTTGGAAGAATTGAAGAATGGATTGTCAGTTTAA
- a CDS encoding site-2 protease family protein, which yields MDRFLAYPLRDIPYVAITLMVAFTFHEFSHAYVAYKFGDPTAKKQGRLTLNPFQHLDPIGTLLIFIAGFGWARPVPVNSNYFKKPRIAGVLVSVAGPLSNLILASLGFVIWFSINKAATVASIPVNVAEFLDLFIQLNIVLFIFNLLPFPPLDGYRIVEDLAPRNLKAKMTQVETYGSLIFLILVITPLSQFTIQPIFNYIVPSVLTGMNQFFYQLFM from the coding sequence ATGGACCGTTTTCTTGCCTACCCATTGCGTGATATTCCCTATGTAGCCATAACATTGATGGTTGCTTTTACCTTTCATGAGTTTTCCCATGCGTATGTTGCTTATAAATTTGGGGATCCAACAGCTAAAAAACAAGGCCGGCTCACATTAAATCCATTCCAGCATCTAGATCCAATTGGCACATTATTAATTTTCATTGCTGGGTTCGGATGGGCACGACCAGTACCTGTTAATAGCAACTATTTTAAAAAACCACGTATAGCCGGTGTGCTTGTATCAGTTGCAGGACCGCTAAGTAATTTAATACTAGCCTCGCTTGGCTTTGTTATCTGGTTCAGTATAAACAAGGCGGCTACCGTTGCTAGCATTCCTGTAAATGTGGCAGAATTCCTAGATTTGTTTATTCAGCTTAATATTGTTTTGTTTATTTTTAACCTGCTGCCTTTCCCTCCATTGGATGGATATCGAATTGTCGAGGATTTGGCACCAAGGAATCTAAAAGCAAAAATGACTCAAGTCGAAACCTATGGCTCATTAATCTTTCTTATTCTGGTTATTACCCCTCTTAGCCAATTTACGATTCAGCCCATTTTTAATTATATTGTCCCATCAGTGTTAACCGGAATGAATCAGTTCTTTTATCAACTATTTATGTAG
- a CDS encoding 2-hydroxymuconate tautomerase, with translation MPYVTVKMLAGRTEDQKKALVEKVTDAVSETTGAPKENVVVFIEEMTKNHYGVAGKRMSDQ, from the coding sequence ATGCCATACGTTACAGTAAAAATGCTTGCAGGACGCACAGAGGATCAGAAGAAGGCCCTTGTAGAAAAAGTAACAGATGCTGTTAGTGAAACAACTGGTGCACCGAAGGAAAACGTCGTTGTATTTATCGAAGAAATGACAAAGAATCATTATGGAGTTGCTGGAAAAAGAATGAGCGATCAATAA